TGGTCAGCACCACGGTGGCCGTGCGGGTCTGGCCCGAGCCGCCCGGGATGGTGCCGAAGGACGTGCTGACCGGGCCGACCGCGATCCTCGCGCCGACCGCGGCGAGCAGGTTGGCCAGGCCCGCGCCGGTGACGTTGACGTCGCGCTCGACCGTCGTGCCGTCGGTGTAGCGGGTCAGGACGCCCTCGGCGGCGGTGTTGACGATGGCCGAGCGGACCTGCTCGGCGGTCCACGTCGGGTGGGCGCCGCGCACGACGCCGGCCATGCCCGCCAGGTGCGGCGTGGCCATGGACGTGCCCTGGAGGAACGTCCAGCAGTCCGGCGAGCCGCCGCACAGGTGGGTCGGGATGCTGGACAGGACGTTCACGCCGGGCGCGACCACGTCCGGCTTCACGCGGCGGGCCGAGGTGTCCGTGGGTCCCTGGCTGGAGAAGCCGGCCATGATGTTGTCGTTGCCGGTGCGGAAGTACGCCAGCGTGGCGTCGATCGTGGCCGACTGGCCGTTGGCGGCCACCAGGCCCGCGGCCGAACCCCGGTCCACCATGTACGCCGGGATGGTCGGCGCCGGCTGCACGGCGGCGTCGCCGCCCATCGCGATCGGGTCGCCGGCGACGTTGTTCACCACGACCGCGGCCACCGCGCCCGCGTCCTGCGCCTTGCGGATCTTGGTCGCGAAGCTGCACGAGCCGCGCGAGACCACGGCGATCTTGCCGGTGAGGCTGCCCGCCGGCAGCGTGTCGCAGGCCAGGCCGAGGCCGTTGGTGGTGCCGGTGACGACGCCCAGCGCGGCGGTCAGCGGCGAGGAGACGACCGGGAAGTCACCGGTGGCCGCGCGGTAGGTCGTGGCGCCGACGGTGATCGCGGCACCGACGAAGTGGCCCACGGTCGAAGCGCCCGCGGTCAACGCGCGCTCGGCGCTGCCCGCCGACTCGACGGTGTAGTGGCCGGGACCGCTGTTGCCCGCCGCCACCGCGACGACCATGTTGGCCCGGTCCAGGTTGTCCACCGCGACCGTGCCGAGGTCCTGCGCGCCGGAGGCGTTGCCGCCGATGCTCATGTTGATGACGTCCATGCCGTCGACGTAGGCCTCTTCCATGGCGTCGACGAGGTCTTCGTTGCGGACGTTCTGCACGTCGGCGGGGAAGACGTTGTAGTTGCCCACCTGCGCGGCGGGCGCGACACCGGAGACGTCGTAGGGCACGTCGACGCCGTTGACGACGGCCGGGGTGTCGAGGTTGCAGGCCACCGTGCCGGCGACGTGCGTGCCGTGCTCCTGGACCGCCTCGGGCGTGTAGCCCTGCTGGCCGCCCTTCATGTTGAACACCTTGGCGACGATCACCTTGTTGTTGGTGAACCGCTTGTCGCCCAGCTGGGTCGTGGCCGGGAAGCCGGCGTCGGAGAAGCACGGGTGGGTCTGGTCCACGCCCGTGTCGATGATGCCGATCTTGACGCCCTTGCCCGCGTTGGCGTCCCCACCGACCTGGCTCGACCGCCACGCCTGCACGGCGTGGACCAGGCTGAGGTCGGGGTCGTTGGAGTCGGCGATCGTGTAGGTCCGCTCGTACTCCGCGCGGGTGACCTGGGGCGCGCCGCGCAGGGTGTCGAGCGGGGTGCCGTTGAGCCGGACCGCGACGGCGTTGAGGGCCAGGTCGTACTCGTTGACGATCTGGGCCTTGGGCGCGTTGGTGCGCAGCCACGCCTTGAAGTCGTTGCGCAACGCGGAAAGCGCGGCCCGCTCGGACTTCACGGCCGAACTGGAGAAGTCGATCTTCTTGCCCTGGGCGGGCTTCGTGCGCGCGTTGGTGCTCAACGGGTCACCCTTGAGCTGCACGAGCGCGCTGGTGCTGTCCACCCCCGCCTGCGTGGCTTTGTCACTGCTGGCGGCGTTGCCACCCGACGTGGCACCTGGGGAGGCCGACAGCGGGCCGACGCACACGCCCACCGCGGTGGTGACGACGGCGGCGGCGACCAGCCCTCGTCGAATGACCTGGGTCCTCATCACGACTCCTCCGTGGACGAGAGCGCCGACACAGCGCGCTCTGCCGGTGCCGGGAGGCTAATCCGCGAAGAAGGGGATTGGTATTTTGACCGTAAACCGTTTTGCCGCTGGTGAGCCCGGTCGTGACCTTGGCGCGGGCGGCTTCGGTCGCCGCGTTGGCGAGGTTGGCTCACGTCCGGTCGGGCAGGTGGTGCCGGTCGTGCCGGCCAGCAGCACAGGCGTGTTCGAGGAGGAGCCGTGACCACCAGAAGTGCCCGGACCCGGTCTGCGATCGGGGTGACGGCCGCGGCGGTGGTGCTCGCCGGTTGCGGTGGCGGTGTGGAGCCGGTGCCGGTGCCCGTGTCCACGTCCAGGTCGAGCACGACGTCGACCACCCCGCCGCCGGCACCGGTCAAGTACGCCGCCGCGGGCTTGAAGAGCTGCCCGGAGATCCAGCAGCGACTCCAGGTCGCCCTGCCGCCTCTGCTGCCCGACACCGACCAGCAGGGGTTCGGGTCGGCCTCGAAGGTGTGCACCTTCCGGTCCGACGAGTCGGTCGTCGTCCTGAGCATCCAGTACTGGGAGACCACGAAGGACATCACCGGCGTCCACCCGGGAGCACAGCGCGCCGAGCAGGACTTCGTCGGACGCGGTTCGGCGCGGGACAAGGACAGCAGCGTGGACCTCGGGTCCGACGCGCGCTGGAGGGACAACGACACCACGGGCTGCACGCTGGAAATCCTCGACGACAACGCGGTGTTGATCGCCCACAGCGGTAGTCGCACGTCGCTCGCCGACGGGCGGAACGAGCAGTGCCGCGGCCCGGTCAGGGAACTGGCGCGGCAGTTCTACGCCGCCGTCCAGCCGCGGTGATCACGGGCACCCGGGCCGGAGAGGATCACAAGCCCGCCGGGCGCGCCGGCGCTAACCGGCCATGCTCTGCTCGAACAGGCGGAACAGGTCGTCGTACCGGCGGCGGAGTTCGTCGACCAGGACGGTGCGGCCGGCTCGGCTCAGCTCGGCGCACTCCCGGGCCACCGCGTCCGCCGTGCGCACGTCGATCAGCCCCTGGGCCAGCAAGCGGAACAGCGCCGGTTCCACGGTGTCGACCTTCCGGCTGAAGTGGCGGAAGTTGGTCAGCCACTCGCTCGCCTTGCTGCCGGTGCTCGGGTGCACCTGGTGGTGGTTCACCGCGTCCGGGGCCACGACCACCCGGGCGCCGGCGTGCACCAGCCGGTAGCACAGGTCCGTGTCCTCCAACCCCCAGCGGGTGAAGCCCTCGTCGAGGAGGCCGACTTCGACGATCTGCTCGCGCAGTGCGGACATGTTGCCGGTGGTGCCGATCATCCACGACAGCGCGAAGTCGGCCGGGTCGGGGAAGGCCTCCAGCACCCGTTGGACGTGCTGCTCCCACCACGGCTCCGGCACACCGTAGGTCGCGAGCACCTGGTCCAGGTCGGTCTCGACGGCGTGGGCGTCGACAAGAGCGACCTCACGGTCGGGAAGGTCGGGCGAGCCGGGCGAGCCGGGCAACTCCAAGTCCAGCGCCGTCAGCCGCTCGTCCGCGCGCAGCTCCGGGTGCCAGCGGGTCAGCACGCCGCGTTGCCCGCCCTGCACGAGCAGCGCCCCGCCGGCCGCGAACGCCTTCGCGTGCTCCGCCACGAAGTCCGGCGAGACGATCCGGTCGTCGTCGGAGAACACCACGACCTCGCCCGCCGCCGCCCTGATCCCGGCGTTCCGGGCCGCCGAACGGCCCTTGTTGTCCTGGCGCACGGCGGTGATCGGCAACCGCTCCGCGTACCGCCGCACCACCGCGGCGGTGTCGTCGGTGCTGCCGTCGTCCACGACGACGAGTTCGTAGTCCCGCAACGACTGGCCGACGTAGGACGCCAGCGTCAGCTCCAGGTACGGCGCTTTGTCGAACGTCGGCATGACCACACTGATCGCCGGACCCGCGGATGCGCTCGTCATCGACTGTTCCTGTCGCATGTGGACGATCGGACCAGGTGCCGCGGACCGTCACGGCGGCCCCGAACGTACCGGGCGCGGCCCGTCCCCTGCAACCGCTCCCAGGAACGCCCGGGCGACCGGGGTGAGCGGCCGGTCGGTGGGCGCGGCCAAGGCCACCTGGAAGGCGGGCTGGTGCTCGGTGGTCGCCAGGAAGCGCAGGTCGGGGGCTTCCGCCGCCAGGAAGCCGGGGACGAAGGCGATGCCGAGCCGGTGGCGGACCAGGTCGAGGATCGTGGTGATGTCGTTGATCTCCAGGGTGGCGCGGCGCTCCACGCCGGCGGCGGCGAAGGTGCGGTCGACCGCGTTGCGCACGCCCCAGCCGGGCGGGAAGTCGATCAGGGGCTCGCTGACGAGGTCGGCCGGGTCCACGCGGTCGCCCCACTCGGGCCGGTGGGCCGGGTGGCAGGCCAGGAGCACGGTTTCGGTGGTCAGGACGTGCAGGTCCAGGCCGGGCACCGGGCCGGTGACCATGACGAACGCCAGGTCCAGGGTGCCCTCGCACAGGGCGCGGACGTGGTCGGTGGTGCCGTGCTCGCCGGGGCCGCGCATCCGGACGACCACCTCGGGGTGCCCGGCGCGGAACGCGGCCAGGCGCGCGGGGATCGCGGCCGGCGTGTAGCCGTACAGGATGCCCAGGTGCAGCCGACCGGTCAGCCCACCCTTGGCCTGGTCGACCGCCTGGCGGGCCGCCGTCGCACCGGACAGGAGCCGCCGGGCGTGCGGCAGCAGCGCGTGGCCCGCCTCGGTCAGTTCGACGTGCTGGGTGGTCCGGTCGAACAGCGCCGTGCCGAGTTCGCGTTCCAGCGCCCGGATGGACGACGAGATCCCCGACTGCACGATGTGCAGCCGGGCGGCGGCCCGGGTGAAGTTCCGCTCCTCGGCCACCGCGACGAAGTGCGCCAACCTGCGCAGGTCCATCTCCCCTCCCGCTCAAGCCATCACCAGTCGGTGTTGGACGGTGGTCGCGTGCGGACCCGAGACTGCGGACATGTCGCTTGCCCGGACTTCGTCGCGGACCGGTCCCGCCGCACGCTCCCGCCTGATCATCAAGAACGGCCACCTCGTCACGCTGGACGACACCCTGGGCGACCTGCCCGCGACCGACCTCCTCGTCACCGACGGCACGATCACCGCCGTGGGGCGCGGACTCGACGCCGAGGACGCGGAGGTCCTCGACGCCACCGGCATGGTCGTGCTGCCCGGCCTGGTGGACTCCCACCGCCACCTCTGGCAGAGCGGTATCGGCGGCAGCGCCGCGCACCTGTCCCTGACCGGCTACGTGGACGTGGTCCTGGGCGGTTTCCTGCCCGCGTACCAGCCCGAGGACGTCTACGCCGGCGTGCTGTGGGGCGCCCTGCAAGCGCTCAACGCGGGCATCACCACCGTGGCCGACTGGTCCCACATCACCACCACCCCCGACCACGCCGACGAGAACGTCCGCGCCCTGCGCGACTCCGGGGTTCGAGCCGTCTTCCTCTACGGCCCGCCCATCGGCCAAGGCGCGCGCAAGTGGGTCGTGGAGAGCTCCGAACCGCACCCGGACGACGCCCGCCGGATGCGCGCGGAGCACTTCGCCTCCGCCACCGGGGAACTCGTCACGATGGGCTTGGCCCTGCGCGGACCCGAGTTCTCCACACCGGACACCACCGCCCACGACTTCGCCCTCGCCCGCGACCTCGACCTGCCCGTCAGCCTGCACAGCGGTCTGCCGGGCTACCTGCCCCGCTACCGCACGATCGACGTGCTGGACGAACGCGGCCTGCTGGGGCCGACCGTCCACCACGCCCACGGCACCGCGTTCACCGACCACGACCTCAAGCGGATCGCCGCCACCGGCGGCTCGATCACCCCGTGCCCCAGCATCGACATGCTGATGGCCCTGGGCGCCCACCCCGTCACCGGCCGCGCCCTGGCCCAGGGGCTGCTCCCCGCGCTGGGCACCGACTCCGTGACGGGCGCCGGCACCGACCTGTTCAGCGAGATGCGCCTGGCCCTGGCCGCCGAACGCTCCCGCGCCAACGCCGACGCGGTGGCCCGGCACGAGCCGCCCGCGCACGTCGAGCTCGACCACCGGGACGTGCTGCGCCTGGCCACCGTCGCGGGCGCGCGGGCCTGGCACCTGGAGGACCGCATCGGCACGCTCACCCCCGGCAAGCGCGCCGACGTCGTCGTCATCGACACCCGCGCACCGCACTTCACCCCGCTCGGCGACCCGGTCACCTCCGTGGTGCTCAACGCCGGGCCTTCCGACGTGCACACCGTGCTGGTGGACGGCCGGGTGGTCAAACGCGACGGCCGCCTGACCGGTTCCGTCGTGCGGCTCGGCCGGGAGCTGCTGACCGCGGCCCTGGACCGCCTGGTCGAGCGCTTCCCGCGACCGCGCCGGGGTGAGGGCTAGTCGCAGGCGGTGTTCCCGGAGGCCAGTTCCGCGGCCACGGCCTTGACGTTCGCCTGTGCCAGGTCGGGGATGTCCGCGACCGGTGGGTGGCCGGGGTGGGTGCGGTCCAGCTCGGCGACGATCGCGGACTCCTCCTCGGTGGTGACCGTCCCGCCACCCGGTGAGGCCGGGGCGACGGCGGGCCGGACGAGGTCGCG
This DNA window, taken from Saccharothrix variisporea, encodes the following:
- a CDS encoding S8 family serine peptidase, giving the protein MRTQVIRRGLVAAAVVTTAVGVCVGPLSASPGATSGGNAASSDKATQAGVDSTSALVQLKGDPLSTNARTKPAQGKKIDFSSSAVKSERAALSALRNDFKAWLRTNAPKAQIVNEYDLALNAVAVRLNGTPLDTLRGAPQVTRAEYERTYTIADSNDPDLSLVHAVQAWRSSQVGGDANAGKGVKIGIIDTGVDQTHPCFSDAGFPATTQLGDKRFTNNKVIVAKVFNMKGGQQGYTPEAVQEHGTHVAGTVACNLDTPAVVNGVDVPYDVSGVAPAAQVGNYNVFPADVQNVRNEDLVDAMEEAYVDGMDVINMSIGGNASGAQDLGTVAVDNLDRANMVVAVAAGNSGPGHYTVESAGSAERALTAGASTVGHFVGAAITVGATTYRAATGDFPVVSSPLTAALGVVTGTTNGLGLACDTLPAGSLTGKIAVVSRGSCSFATKIRKAQDAGAVAAVVVNNVAGDPIAMGGDAAVQPAPTIPAYMVDRGSAAGLVAANGQSATIDATLAYFRTGNDNIMAGFSSQGPTDTSARRVKPDVVAPGVNVLSSIPTHLCGGSPDCWTFLQGTSMATPHLAGMAGVVRGAHPTWTAEQVRSAIVNTAAEGVLTRYTDGTTVERDVNVTGAGLANLLAAVGARIAVGPVSTSFGTIPGGSGQTRTATVVLTSLTGAAQTVSLSVDSVQGAGVTFTAPSSVTIPATGSTTITVTATSDKGAAAGDHSADLRFAVGGVEIAHSVLYAYVG
- a CDS encoding glycosyltransferase family 2 protein — its product is MTSASAGPAISVVMPTFDKAPYLELTLASYVGQSLRDYELVVVDDGSTDDTAAVVRRYAERLPITAVRQDNKGRSAARNAGIRAAAGEVVVFSDDDRIVSPDFVAEHAKAFAAGGALLVQGGQRGVLTRWHPELRADERLTALDLELPGSPGSPDLPDREVALVDAHAVETDLDQVLATYGVPEPWWEQHVQRVLEAFPDPADFALSWMIGTTGNMSALREQIVEVGLLDEGFTRWGLEDTDLCYRLVHAGARVVVAPDAVNHHQVHPSTGSKASEWLTNFRHFSRKVDTVEPALFRLLAQGLIDVRTADAVARECAELSRAGRTVLVDELRRRYDDLFRLFEQSMAG
- a CDS encoding amidohydrolase family protein, with the translated sequence MSLARTSSRTGPAARSRLIIKNGHLVTLDDTLGDLPATDLLVTDGTITAVGRGLDAEDAEVLDATGMVVLPGLVDSHRHLWQSGIGGSAAHLSLTGYVDVVLGGFLPAYQPEDVYAGVLWGALQALNAGITTVADWSHITTTPDHADENVRALRDSGVRAVFLYGPPIGQGARKWVVESSEPHPDDARRMRAEHFASATGELVTMGLALRGPEFSTPDTTAHDFALARDLDLPVSLHSGLPGYLPRYRTIDVLDERGLLGPTVHHAHGTAFTDHDLKRIAATGGSITPCPSIDMLMALGAHPVTGRALAQGLLPALGTDSVTGAGTDLFSEMRLALAAERSRANADAVARHEPPAHVELDHRDVLRLATVAGARAWHLEDRIGTLTPGKRADVVVIDTRAPHFTPLGDPVTSVVLNAGPSDVHTVLVDGRVVKRDGRLTGSVVRLGRELLTAALDRLVERFPRPRRGEG
- a CDS encoding LysR family transcriptional regulator, encoding MDLRRLAHFVAVAEERNFTRAAARLHIVQSGISSSIRALERELGTALFDRTTQHVELTEAGHALLPHARRLLSGATAARQAVDQAKGGLTGRLHLGILYGYTPAAIPARLAAFRAGHPEVVVRMRGPGEHGTTDHVRALCEGTLDLAFVMVTGPVPGLDLHVLTTETVLLACHPAHRPEWGDRVDPADLVSEPLIDFPPGWGVRNAVDRTFAAAGVERRATLEINDITTILDLVRHRLGIAFVPGFLAAEAPDLRFLATTEHQPAFQVALAAPTDRPLTPVARAFLGAVAGDGPRPVRSGPP